The following proteins come from a genomic window of Diceros bicornis minor isolate mBicDic1 chromosome 4, mDicBic1.mat.cur, whole genome shotgun sequence:
- the TRIM45 gene encoding E3 ubiquitin-protein ligase TRIM45, giving the protein MSETRKPLLGFVGKLPSGSAFGNSGKTHCPLCMGLFKAPRLLPCLHTVCTTCLEQLEPFSVVDIRGGDSDTSSEGSLFQELKPRSLQPQIGIFCPVCDAQVDLPMGGVKALTIDHLAMNDVMLESLRGEGEGLVCDLCSDREVEKRCQTCKANLCHFCCQAHRRQKKTTYHTMVDLKDLKGYSQIGKPILCPAHPAEELRLFCEFCDRPVCRDCVVGEHREHPYDFTSNVIHKHGDSVRELLKDTQPHVEALEEALAQIKGTNSALQERVEAVAADVRTFSEGYIKAIEEHRDKLLKQLEDIRVQKENALQLQKAQLEQLLADMRTGVEFTEHLLTSGSDLEILITKGVVVERLTKLNKVEYSAHPGVNDKICFSPQEKAGRCRGYEVYGAISTKEVDPTKCVLQGEDLHRAREKQTASFTLLCKDAAGESMGRGGDNVQVAVVPKDKKDSPVRTMVHDNKDGTYYVSYTPKEAGVYTVLVCIKEQHVQGSPFTVTVRKRHRPHPGVFHCCTFCSSGGQKTARCACGGTMPGGYLGCGHGHKGHPGRPHWSCCGKFTERSECTWTGGQSAPRSLLRTVAL; this is encoded by the exons ATGTCAGAAACCAGGAAGCCACTGCTGGGCTTCGTGGGCAAACTTCCCAGTGGGAGTGCATTTGGGAACTCAGGCAAGActcactgccctctgtgcatGGGGCTTTTCAAAGCCCCCAGGCTCTTGCCTTGTTTGCACACAGTTTGCACCACATGTCTGGAGCAGCTGGAACCCTTCTCAGTAGTGGACATCCGAGGGGGAGACTCTGATACAAGCTCTGAGGGGTCACTATTCCAGGAACTCAAGCCACGCAGTCTGCAGCCGCAGATCGGCATCTTCTGTCCGGTATGTGACGCTCAGGTGGACCTGCCCATGGGTGGAGTGAAGGCTTTAACCATAGACCACCTGGCCATGAATGATGTGATGCTGGAGAGTCTGCGTGGGGAAGGCGAGGGCCTGGTGTGTGACCTGTGCAGCGACAGGGAAGTAGAGAAGAGGTGTCAGACCTGCAAAGCCAATCTCTGCCACTTCTGCTGCCAGGCTCATAG ACGGCAGAAGAAAACGACTTACCATACCATGGTGGACCTGAAAGACTTGAAAGGCTACAGCCAGATTGGGAAACCCATTCTGTGTCCTGCTCACCCTGCAGAGGAGCTGAGGCTGTTCTGTGAGTTCTGCGACCGACCCGTGTGCCGGGATTGCGTGGTGGGTGAGCACCGGGAGCACCCCTACGACTTCACCAGCAATGTCATCCACAAGCATGGGGACTCCGTGCGGGAGCTCCTCAAAGACACCCAGCCCCATGTGGAGGCCCTGGAGGAAGCCCTGGCACAGATCAAAGGGACAAACAGTGCCCTCCAGGAGCGAGTGGAGGCTGTGGCAGCTGATGTTCGAACATTCTCCGAGGGCTACATCAAGGCCATTGAGGAGCATCgggacaagctgctgaagcagctGGAAGACATACGGGTCCAGAAGGAAAATGCACTGCAGCTGCAGAAGGCACAGCTGGAGCAGCTGCTGGCAGACATGCGGACAGGAGTGGAGTTCACTGAGCACTTGTTGACCAGTGGCTCAGACTTGGAGATCCTCATCACCAAGGGGGTGGTAGTGGAGCGGCTCACGAAGCTGAACAAAGTCGAATACAGTGCCCATCCCGGAGTAAATGATAAGATATGCTTCTCTCCTCAGGAGAAAGCAGGCCGGTGCCGTGGCTATGAAGTTTATGGGGCCATCAGTACCAAAGAGGTCGACCCAACCAAGTGTGTCCTTCAAGGAGAAG ATCTCCACAGAGCCCGGGAGAAACAGACAGCTTCCTTCACCCTGCTTTGTAAGGATGCAGCAGGAGAGAGCATGGGCAGAGGAGGAGACAACGTTCAAGTCGCAGTTGTCCCTAAAGATAAGAAAGACAG TCCAGTCAGAACGATGGTCCATGATAACAAGGATGGGACATACTACGTTTCCTATACCCCCAAGGAAGCTGGCGTCTATACTGTGTTGGTCTGTATCAAAGAGCAGCACGTGCAG GGCTCGCCATTCACTGTGACCGTGAGGAAAAGGCACCGCCCACACCCAGGCGTGTTTCACTGCTGCACGTTCTGCTCCAGTGGAGGCCAGAAGACCGCTCGCTGTGCCTGTGGAGGCACCATGCCAG GTGGGTACCTAGGCTGTGGCCATGGACACAAAGGCCACCCAGGTCGTCCCCACTGGTCATGTTGTGGGAAGTTTACAGAGAGGTCGGAATGCACGTGGACAGGTGGGCAGAGCGCACCGAGGAGTCTACTCAGGACCGTGGCACTCTGA